The Notoacmeibacter ruber DNA segment CTGCCGCGGTGGGGCAATCCTTCCAGTTGGAAGAATTCGATCTCGACGATTTCACCGCGCAGATCGAAAACGCCGCCCGCGACCTGAACGCCGAAAACAACGAAGAGGCTCTTACGGCCGAAAGTTTCGGTGCCGACCAGTCGGCCTGGACAGATGCGGCTGATGAGTTTTCCATGGCTGCCGATGAAGCCGACCTCGATTTCGAGGCGGAATTGCGCTCGTCCGGTTTCCATGACAAGGTCGATGCGGCCGCAGCGCAGAGCGGGCCGGCTGGCGTCGATGCGCAAACGGCAACCGCCGCTGCGGCTGCGACGGCAGCCCGTGGGCTACCCGACACGGCTTCGCGCGTCCCTTCGGCCGCCAATGAGCAGTCGGGTGAAAACGGCCGTTTCGCTCCCGCCAACGATGACGACCGGCGCAAGGATTATCGCGCCACTGTCGCTTCGCTGCGTCGCCGCGCTCCGCTGCTTGCCTATTGGGTTGCCGCCGCCGTTTCCGTCGTCTGGTTCATCGGCACATTCCTCATCGCCGGTCTGCTTTTCGACACGCCCGTCTGGGAGGCCGGCACGCTTGGTTCCGCCACGGCGTCGCCTGCGCTGCCTATTACCTTCCTCATCGCTTTTATTCCTTGCCTGCTCTTCTTCGCCTTCGCTTCGCTTGTCCGGCGAGCGCAGGAGATGCGCATGGTGGCCCAGTCGATGACCGAGATCGCCTACCGTCTCGTTGAGCCGGAAGAACTGGCAGTCGATCGCGTCCAGACTGTCGGCTCGGCCGTTCGCCGCGAGGTGCGCGCGATGCAGGAAGGGATCGACTCCGCCATGACGCGTGCAGCCGGTCTGGAAAGCACCATGCGTGGCGAGATGAACGAACTGGAACGCGCCTATGCCGAGAACGAGACGCGTATGCGCGGTCTGCTGGACGGTCTCGCGGCCGAACGCGACGCCGTGTCCCATCATGCCGAGCGCATGCGTGAGACCGTTCGGGTATCGCATGAATCCTTCCGCGATGATCTGAACGAATCCGCCAATTTCATTCGCGATAATATCCTCAAGGCTTCAACGTCTCTGTCTTCTCAGCTTTCGCTCTCGGGCGAGGGACTGACCAATCTCTTGGATGAGCGGGTGGCGCAGATCGCGGAGATTGCTGAATCGGTCGGCACGCGCCTTGACGAAACCGCCACGCCGCTTCTTGCCCGTATCGCTGAGACCACCACGGGGCTCGACGAGTCCGTTGAAAGAATGAGCGAACGCGGACGTGTCTTCGAAGACAGCGTAAGCGGCGTATTGAACGAACGCCTTGCTGCGATCGACGAGCGAAGCGATGCCTTCGCAACGCGTTTTGCCGAGACGGTCGACGGCCGCCTCGAAGCACTGGACGGCAAGAGCGGCGAGATCGAGCGGAAAGTGGCCGAGGTTCTGGATGCCCGGCTGGCGCTGCTCAACGAACGTGGCACAGCCATCACGTCGACGCTTGCCAACACGCTGGATGAGCGCGCGCGCGCGCTGGAGGACAAGGGCACATCCATCCAGGATCGCCTTGCTTCTTCGCTGGACGAGCGTCTCGGGGCATTCGAACAGAAAGGTGCTACATTTGAAACCGCCATCGCGGGTGCTCTGGACGAGCGCCTGTCGCGGCTGGAGGACAAGGGTTCGGCGATCGGCGCAGGCCTTGCGGCTTCGCTCGACGCGCGTATTGCCGAGCTGTCCGAGATCATGGAAGAGCGGGCCGGAACGCTTTCGGCAACATTGACGGACGGAACGCGGTCCTTTGCAGAGACGGTCAGCGCCGGCGAAGAGAATTTTGTCGGCACGATATCGGGCCATCTCGACCGGCTCGATGAAACACTCGGCCACCACCGTCAGTCCTTCGACGAGAAGATGGGCGAGTCGGCAGCCTCGTTCGGCCATACTCTGGCCGATCATAGCCGTGAAAGCCTTGAGCGGATCGATGGTGCCGCGGCCAGCCTTGGCGATGCATTGGAGAGCCGCACGCAGCAGGCGGTCGATCGCATGGGCAGCGCTGCTGCCGGTCTAGGCGACATGCTCGAGAGTCGGACCCAACAGACGCTGGACCGCATGAATACCGCCACAGGCGAGTTCGGAGAGCAGTTCGACAGCCGTCTTGAAGCCATTCGCTTCAATATGGATGAACGCGGCCAGACCCTGCTGGGCGAATTCGACGCCCGTGCCCAGGCGCTGGAAAACAATACGGAGCGTCTCAACGATGCTCTGCAGACGCGCGCCGACTCGATGAACGCGACCTTGCTGGAGCGCACGCGCGATCTGGTCAGCACGCTGAACAATGCGCGCACTGAACTGACCCACTCTATCGATGAGAGCGAGACGCGTCTTTCTGACCGCGTCAGTACGCTTTCCGGAGAGATGGCACGGATGGTCGATGATCGTCTGGACGCTATGGTGGCGCGCCTAGAAGAAGGCCGTGACCGGATCGCCAGTGCTCTGCGGGACGATGTCAGCGAGGCCGAGCGCCTTCAGTCAGAGCTTTCCGAAAAGATCGCCGCGGAATTCGCCAAGGGGCACGAGAACCGCGAACATCTTTCCAGCCTCGTCAGCCAGATGATGGATGAGATCCGCAATGGCAGCGATCGACTGGATAGCGTCTTCGCCGAACGGCTGTCGATGATCGACGAGCGCTCCACCACCATGGAAAACGCGCTGAATGTCGGTGCCGATGGCGTCCGTCGTGCGATTGAGCAATCGGCGGTCACGGTGGCCGCATCTCTCCGCGACGTCGTGCAGGACGCCGGTCAGAGGCTGGCCGATGATGCTGGACGGGCCGGAGAAGAGGCCGAGCGCCGCCTTGTCGAACGGACGGAAAATCTTCGGAGCCTGTTCGGCGATGTCGATCAGCAGGTCGAGCGCATGGGTGAGCGGGTCGAAGGCCTGAAGGGTTCGTTGACCAGCGAAGCCGACACTGTCGATCGCACGCTTTCCGACCTCGGCGATCGCTTCGTTGCATCGGCTGAACGGGCCGGCGATGCGTTGCGGGCACGGGTCGGCGACATGGAAGGTCTGGTTGAAGCCGCTGGCCATCAGCTCGGCCGTTCGGTCGCCGGATCGGCTGAAGGTGTTGCTCAGCAGATTGCCGAATTGCAGACCCTGCTGACCGCAGCGGAAGCGCGGCTGGCGGATGGTGTTGCCCAGAGCGGCAGCCAGCTCAACGACCGCGTCGAAGCGATCATGCAGACGATCGCTGCGGCCGATAGCGACTTCGCCAATGTGCTCGATTCCAATCGCGAGCGTGTCCGCGAGACGGTGACCGAGGTTGAACGTGCATTCAGCGAGGCCGATGATCGCATCCGCACCCGCACGAGCTTGACCAACAGCGATCTGCGCAGCCGCGCCGAGGCAATCGCCAAGGCCTTCGAGCAGATCGACGAGCGGCTCAGCAGCGGTGTGGCCGACGTCGAAATGGCTCTGAACGCCGGCGCCGAAAAAGCCGGGCAGCGTTTTGCCGAGACGGTCGGCAATACGCGCGAAGAGCTGGAGCGTCGTACCAACGAACTGAGCGACAGCATCGCCATTCGCGCCCGTGAACTCAACGAGACGATCGAGGCGACCACTGGCGGAATCGACAAGACGCTCTCCGAGCGCGCAGAGCAGATCGAAAGAACCCTCTCGGGACGTGCCAGCGACATCAACGAAGCGCTTTCGGGTCGTGCCCGCGAGATCGAAGACACCCTTTCCGGCCGCGTCAACGATTTGAATGAGACACTATCGGGACGGGCCAAGGAGATCGAGGAGACGCTCAATCAGCGCAGCCGCGATCTGAATACCAGCCTTGCCATGCGGGCGACCGATTTCAATCGGATCCTGGACGAGACAGCGCTACCGCTCATCGACCGCCTGGCGGAGCAGGGATCGAGCCTGCAGGGCCAACTGGAAGAGGCGAGCCGCGCCGCAACCGAGCATTTGCGGGCTGAAAATGCCAAGCTGGTCAATGCTCTGGCCCATCGCACCGCGGAAACGTTGACGGCGATGGAAAGCGCACGTTCGTCTCTGACGGAGGATGTCGGCAGCCTGATCGACCGTCTGTCGGCATCCAATGGCCGCCTTGATCAACTCGTCGCCAATGCGCGCAACAGCCTTGGCGAGATTGACGGCAACCTGTCGGAGACCGTGGATCGTCTTGCAAGCCGAAGCGAGGAAGCGGACCGCAAGTTCGCCGCCTCTGCGCGCCTCATGGATACCAATGCGGAACGTCTGGAGGAGGTCTCCGGCGGTACGCTCCGCGAGGTTGCTGCCATCGTGGCGACACTCGATCAGCATGGATCGATGCTGCGTGAGGCAACGGATCTTATCAATGCGGCGCAGTCCAATCTGTCGTCGACGGTCAGCGATCGCCACGATGCGTTGCGCGACCTGGCCGATGGTCTCGTCCTGCGGAGCCAGGAGATCGAGAATTCGATGAAGGGCTTCGAAGCGCTCGTTTCCGGTTCGCTTTCCAACGTGGAGAGCAGGGCACGCAATGCGACGGAACTCCTTTCTTCGGAACTGGCCGAGAAAACGGACGGGCTGAACAGCCGTGTTTCGGAAACCACGGAGAACCTGCGTCATCGTGTGTCCGAGACGACAGAGCAGCTTGACCGCCAGGTCTCGTCGGCCGTCGAAGCGGCGACCGGTCGCTTTGCCGATGCCACCGAGCAGATGCGTAAAACGGCCGAGGAAATCCGCCGCGAATTGGAGGAAACCCGCAGCGAATTGAAGCGCGGCGCCTTCGATCTGCCGGATGAGACCCGCGAAAGTACGAGCAAGATGCGCCGCGCTGTCGCCGATCAGATCAACGCGCTGCGCGAACTTTCGCAGATCGTCAGCCAGTCTGCTTCGGCGCTGCCGCAGCAGCAACAGGTCGCCGAGCCGGTACAGGCAGCCGTGGGAATGGACGCCCCCCGCGGGGGGGGCGGCTCCTATTCATCCGCGCCTGCCCGTCAGCCTGAGGCGCGGACCGAAAGCCGTGTGTCGCGGCCTGCTCAAAACCCGGCTCCCTATCGCCCGGCGGAAATGGAGCCCTCCAAGGGGGATGATGAAAGCTCGTGGGTGCGCAATCTTCTTCGCCGTGCGAGCGATGAAGAGGCTCCGGCGGCCCAGCCAGAGCGGCGTTCGCCGGGGCAGGTCGTCGAAAGCCTCAATTCTCTTTCGGCCGATATTGCTCAGGCGATCGACCAGGATGCGGCGATCGATCTGTGGAAGCGGTACCAGTCAGGCGAGCGTAACGTCTTCACCCGCCGGCTCTATACATTGAAGGGGCAGCGTACATTCGACGAGATCCGCTCGAAATACGATCAGGATCGGGACTTCCGCAATGCCGTGGACCGTTACTGTGAGGATTTCGAGAAGCTGCTGCGCTCGGTCGGCCAGGATGGTTCTGCAATGGAACGCTATCTTGGCAGCGATCAGGGCAAGGTCTTCACAATGCTGGCGCACGCTAGCGGGCGGCTTCGCTGAACCGATACTCTGAGGGGAGCGGAAGAGGAGGGCTGTTTGGCGGCCCTCCTTTTTTCTTGCGCTACGATGTGGCAAGGCCGGTCGGCACAACACAATCCGGTCGGGTGAGACAAGCGCCGTGATGAAACAGTCTTCTCAGCATTGCATCGACCCTTTCGAGCAGAGACGCTGGCGCCTTGCGCACGGCCGCACCCTGAAAATCGGTCCGCGCGCCATCGTCATGGGCATTCTCAACGCCACGCCAGACAGTTTTTCGGATGGCGGGCGCTTTTCCCATCTGGACGCCGCGCTGGAGCACGCTGCCGCGATGGCCGCCGATGGGGCCGCCATTATCGATATTGGCGGAGAATCGACCCGGCCCGATGCCGACCCTGTCGATGCCGCTGAAGAGCAGGCTCGCATCATCCCGGTGATCGAAGCGCTTGCGAAGAGGCCTGAACTCATTCTTTCCGTCGATACCTGGCGCGCGGAAACAGCCCGACTGGCCATCAGGGCCGGGGCTCATATCGTCAACGATGTCCATGGTTTGCAGCGCGATGCTGATATGGCGCGCGTGGTGGCCGAGACGGGATCGGGCTTGGTCGCGATGCATACGGGGCGCGGCCGTGAGCGGCTATCCGATCCTTTCGTCGATCAGCGGCTCTTTTTGGGCGAGACGCTTCGACTGGCCCGCCGGTGGGGCGTGGCAGAAGATAGAATCGTGCTTGATCCCGGTTTCGGATTCGCCAAGACGCCGGCGGAAAATCTGGCGCTTCTTTCCGGGTTTTCCCGTCTTCACGAGTTTGGCTTCCCCATGCTGGTCGGCACTTCGAGAAAGCGCTTTCTCGGTCGCATTACGGGGAAGGACGCAGAGCGGCGCGATGCCGCCACACTTGCTTCTCATGTTATGCTGCGCCAGGCCGGTGCGGCGATATTCCGCGTGCACGATGTGGCGAGCCATGTCGACGGCCTTGCGGTCTGCGACGCGGTTCGTCAGCCAGCCTTGTTCGATCTGTCGGGAGACGCCTGATGCGTTATGCGATCCGCATGGAAAATTGCGGCTTTTTTGCCCGCCACGGGGTCTTCCAGGAGGAAGAGGTTCTCGGCCAGCGCTTCTATGTCGATGTTGTTCTGCAACTGGAGGTCGGCGACGCGCTGGAGACCGATTCGCTATCGGGCACGGTCGATTACGGAGAGGCCTATGACCTCATCGCACAAGTGGTGCTCGGGGAGCGGCGTTACCTGATCGAGTCGATCGCTTTGACCGCGGCGAAAACCCTTGTCGAACGCTTTGATGCGGTGATCGGGGCGGAGGTCACTATTCGCAAGCCGAACGCGCCCGTCCGTGGCGTTCTGGATTTCGTGGAGGTGAAGGTTGCCTGGCCTCAGTGAGGCGACCGAGGCCCTGATCGGGCTCGGTGGCAATCTCGGCGATCCGCAATCGGCCTTTATCCACGCTCTTGAAAGGCTGGCGGCGGAAGAATCTTTTGAGGTAACGGCCGTCTCGTCACTTTGGCGCACGCCGCCATGGGGCGTTGCCGATCAGCCGGATTATCTGAATGCCTGCGTGAGAGGGAAAACAATGCTCTCTGCGCAATCGCTTCTGCAGAGGCTTCTAGAGGCCGAGTTAGCTCAAGGCCGCGTTCGCAAGAAACGCTGGGGCCCGCGCAATATCGACCTCGATCTGCTTTTTTTCGGCGCGCATTCAATCGACGAAGAGGGGCTTGTTCTTCCCCATCCCCGCTTAGCCGAGCGGGCCTTCGTGTTGCTGCCGCTGGCAGAGATCGCGCCGGACTGGTGCTATCGTGAAGACACCATACGCTCCCTTGCAGAGGCGGCCGACCCCAGCGGGCTGGAGAAAATCGCGGCGCCCGGGGAGTGGTGGCGCCCCGGATAGCCTAGCGTATGGAGCTGGTCGCCACGGCATCGACCCGGGTCAGGCCAAGGCCGATGACCGGCACCATCCCTTCACCGACGCGCACCGAGATCGTGATGTTCATCTTGTCGTGCGCTGTCATGCGGGCCAGCATGGCGCCATTCAAATCGTTGCGCTTGAGCGAAAAGATCGCGCGACCGCCGCCGATATTCCCACCGACGACATCGAGTCCCTTGCCGAGGGCGCCGTCCAGAAATGCGCCGCGATAGCCGCCTTCCGCCCAGTGAATCTTGGCTTCCATCTTCTGCGAGAAAATCCCGACGCGGCATGTGCCGCCGATCGCCATGACATTCTTGCCGTCGCTTTCGGCGCCGCTCAGTTTGCAGTTGAACTTGGTGCCCTTGTATTTGCCGGCAACGATCTCGCCAGCACCCGCCCATTCGCCTTCAACCGACCGGAAGAAGGTGCGGTCTTCACGCGGTGGCCCGGCTATCGCAGAGCTGGTGAAAAACGCGACGAGACTTGCGGCAATTAGGGCTGGGCGGAACATGAGGGACAACGCTCACACAAGAGAACAGGGTGAGGCGAGTGTTACCGAAAGCGGTTAATCAATCATGAGCGGAGCGGATCCTGCTCCCCTTTTTCTGCCTTGCCCAGCTTCGCGAGTTCGCCGAGAAAATCGCTCATTGCAGGCCTTCTCCTGGCGTTGAAGGGCAGCGGCCGCACGGTATCCAGCGCGGCAATTCCGATCCGCACCGTCATCAAGCCATTGACCACGCCTTCGCCAAGCCTTGCGGACAGGCGCGCGGCAAGTCCATGGCCAACCACCTGCTGCACAAGGCTGTCGCCAACCGCAATTGAACCGGTGACGGCGAGGTGGGCGAGCACATCTCGAGCCAGCCGAATAAAGCCAAGCGTTCCGGGGCGGGCGCCGTAGAGCTCCGCGATTCGGCGGATCAGGCGGCCCGATTCGAACAGCACATAAGCGAGATCCACGATGGCGCGCGGCGAAACGGCGGTAACGACACTGACCCTTTTGGCCGAATCGAGAATCATAGGAATCGCCTTGTCGTCTAGCGGTGCCAGCATTTCCCGTTCGGCAAGTTTCAAAAGGTCCGGTGGATCGATGACATCGTCCATCAGTCGCGCCATTTCCGCGCGGCCGGCCTTGGATTCCGGGCGATCGGCGAGGGTGCGAGAGATATCGCCGACCAGAGCGCGCGTGCCGTCCCGCGTCGGGTGTGCGATCTGTTCGACACCCCGCGCATGAAGGCGCTCGACCGAGCCGAGACGCCGCAACGCCCACAACTCGCGTGCAACGCCCGCGACAAGAGCAAGAAGCGCCAGCGCGGCCAGAGCAGCAGCGGTCCAGCCGAGCCAGTCCGACCGCGTGAAGAGATCACGGATGAGATCATCGATCCAAAGGCCGATGGCTAAGGAAATGAGGAGACCGAGCGCGCCGAAGAAAAGGCGCGGAAGGGTCATCAGACGCCGCTTTCGAGGTGGAAGCGATGGCGGCATACCACCAGCTTCTCCAAGAAAGGG contains these protein-coding regions:
- the folP gene encoding dihydropteroate synthase, whose amino-acid sequence is MKQSSQHCIDPFEQRRWRLAHGRTLKIGPRAIVMGILNATPDSFSDGGRFSHLDAALEHAAAMAADGAAIIDIGGESTRPDADPVDAAEEQARIIPVIEALAKRPELILSVDTWRAETARLAIRAGAHIVNDVHGLQRDADMARVVAETGSGLVAMHTGRGRERLSDPFVDQRLFLGETLRLARRWGVAEDRIVLDPGFGFAKTPAENLALLSGFSRLHEFGFPMLVGTSRKRFLGRITGKDAERRDAATLASHVMLRQAGAAIFRVHDVASHVDGLAVCDAVRQPALFDLSGDA
- the folB gene encoding dihydroneopterin aldolase — protein: MRYAIRMENCGFFARHGVFQEEEVLGQRFYVDVVLQLEVGDALETDSLSGTVDYGEAYDLIAQVVLGERRYLIESIALTAAKTLVERFDAVIGAEVTIRKPNAPVRGVLDFVEVKVAWPQ
- the folK gene encoding 2-amino-4-hydroxy-6-hydroxymethyldihydropteridine diphosphokinase → MPGLSEATEALIGLGGNLGDPQSAFIHALERLAAEESFEVTAVSSLWRTPPWGVADQPDYLNACVRGKTMLSAQSLLQRLLEAELAQGRVRKKRWGPRNIDLDLLFFGAHSIDEEGLVLPHPRLAERAFVLLPLAEIAPDWCYREDTIRSLAEAADPSGLEKIAAPGEWWRPG
- a CDS encoding YcjF family protein is translated as MTDTPRAPQSFSLPEDEPKPRSPEPAVARSPAAFREMEHVSFTPETDDPFLGEAGGMPPSLPPRKRRLMTLPRLFFGALGLLISLAIGLWIDDLIRDLFTRSDWLGWTAAALAALALLALVAGVARELWALRRLGSVERLHARGVEQIAHPTRDGTRALVGDISRTLADRPESKAGRAEMARLMDDVIDPPDLLKLAEREMLAPLDDKAIPMILDSAKRVSVVTAVSPRAIVDLAYVLFESGRLIRRIAELYGARPGTLGFIRLARDVLAHLAVTGSIAVGDSLVQQVVGHGLAARLSARLGEGVVNGLMTVRIGIAALDTVRPLPFNARRRPAMSDFLGELAKLGKAEKGEQDPLRS